From a region of the Fischerella sp. JS2 genome:
- a CDS encoding type II toxin-antitoxin system RelE/ParE family toxin codes for MTKWIIITPKASLDIDEHFAYIAQENPDAALHFFDAVRETFAELARMPGMGRLYKVQNPRLQGLRKWAVKDFKKYLIFYFQQDENIQILRVLYAGRDIERILEQEL; via the coding sequence ATGACAAAGTGGATAATCATCACACCCAAAGCAAGTTTAGATATAGATGAGCATTTTGCTTACATTGCCCAAGAAAACCCTGATGCTGCACTCCATTTTTTTGATGCTGTTAGAGAAACTTTTGCAGAGTTAGCAAGAATGCCTGGAATGGGTAGATTGTATAAAGTGCAGAACCCTCGTTTACAAGGCTTGCGTAAGTGGGCTGTTAAGGATTTCAAAAAGTATCTAATTTTTTACTTTCAACAAGACGAAAACATCCAAATTTTGCGAGTTCTCTATGCTGGAAGAGATATTGAGAGAATTTTGGAACAAGAACTGTAG
- a CDS encoding ribbon-helix-helix domain-containing protein, protein MTNINIFLSDSMKTFVEEQVTKGGYGSISEYLIELINQDQQRKAQEYTEELLIEGLESGEAIEVTDEWWEQKRTHLMNKLRQGQ, encoded by the coding sequence ATGACCAATATAAATATTTTCTTGTCTGACTCAATGAAAACCTTTGTTGAGGAACAAGTTACAAAAGGTGGCTATGGTTCAATCAGTGAATACCTTATAGAGTTAATCAATCAAGATCAACAACGCAAGGCTCAAGAATATACAGAGGAACTTTTAATCGAAGGACTTGAGAGTGGAGAAGCAATAGAAGTTACTGATGAATGGTGGGAACAAAAACGTACACACCTGATGAATAAGCTGCGTCAGGGACAATAA
- a CDS encoding tetratricopeptide repeat-containing S1 family peptidase encodes MKFYYKIAPALIGVTIALVQTQVAVALSSTEVNKIAKQITVLIESKKPKYGSGVILKKEGNTYTVLTAAHVVDVKDNYEITTPDGKSYAVNYNSVKLLPNDVDLAIVQFTSPQNYTVAKIGNSDASTEGTIAYVAGFPAPTYAINQSIYTFSDGKITANASKPLRDGYALVYSNDTLDGMSGGAVLNEKGELIGVHGRADLDTKAIKTGFNLGIPINTFLRLSAKAGIDVGVPVPNAPVATAPKADDFLIQARDKYNKGDYKGAIADLNQAIKINPKYAQAYIGRGIARNLLRDNQGAIADFNTAIKINPNDAYAYGSRGNARRQLGDLQGAIADFNTAIKINPNLVDVYGLRGSTRSKLGDKQGAIADYNLALKINPNYALAYYSRGIARFDLGDKQGAIADYNLALKIDPNYADAYNNRGIARSDLGDKQGAIADFNSALKINPNDAYAYYSRGNAPVQLGDNQGAIADFNSALKINPNLAIAYSTRGIARVQLGDKQGGIADLQKAADLFRQQGNTQWYQKTLEVIRYYQQ; translated from the coding sequence ATGAAATTTTATTACAAAATAGCACCAGCGCTAATTGGAGTCACAATTGCTCTTGTGCAAACGCAAGTGGCTGTAGCGCTATCATCAACTGAAGTTAATAAAATTGCCAAACAAATCACCGTATTAATTGAAAGTAAAAAGCCAAAGTACGGTTCTGGAGTAATTCTTAAAAAAGAGGGTAATACATATACCGTCCTCACAGCTGCTCATGTGGTAGATGTCAAAGATAATTATGAAATTACTACCCCTGATGGCAAAAGTTATGCAGTTAACTACAACAGTGTAAAGCTACTGCCAAATGATGTAGACCTAGCCATAGTCCAGTTTACTAGCCCTCAAAATTACACTGTGGCAAAAATTGGCAACTCTGATGCTAGCACAGAAGGGACAATTGCTTATGTCGCTGGATTTCCTGCACCGACTTATGCGATTAATCAGTCAATTTATACTTTCAGTGATGGGAAAATTACTGCTAATGCCTCAAAACCATTACGTGATGGGTATGCGTTAGTTTATAGCAATGATACGTTAGATGGGATGAGCGGTGGTGCAGTATTGAATGAAAAGGGTGAACTAATCGGAGTTCACGGTAGAGCAGATTTAGATACTAAAGCAATCAAAACAGGTTTTAATTTAGGCATTCCCATTAATACCTTTTTGCGACTGTCAGCAAAAGCTGGGATTGATGTGGGAGTCCCTGTTCCTAATGCTCCTGTTGCTACAGCACCCAAAGCTGATGATTTCTTGATTCAGGCTAGGGATAAGTATAACAAGGGAGATTATAAAGGGGCGATCGCTGATCTCAACCAAGCCATCAAAATTAATCCCAAATATGCCCAAGCCTACATTGGACGGGGTATAGCCCGCAACCTATTGAGAGACAATCAAGGAGCAATTGCTGATTTCAACACTGCCATCAAAATTAATCCTAACGATGCCTATGCCTATGGCAGTCGGGGTAATGCCCGTCGCCAATTGGGAGACTTGCAAGGGGCTATAGCTGATTTCAACACTGCCATCAAAATTAATCCCAACTTAGTTGATGTCTACGGCTTGCGGGGTTCCACCCGTAGTAAATTGGGAGATAAGCAAGGTGCGATCGCTGACTACAACTTAGCTCTCAAAATTAATCCTAACTATGCTTTAGCCTATTATAGTCGGGGTATAGCCCGCTTTGATTTAGGAGACAAGCAAGGTGCGATCGCTGACTACAACTTAGCCCTCAAAATTGATCCTAACTATGCTGATGCCTACAACAACCGGGGTATAGCCCGCAGTGATTTAGGAGACAAGCAAGGAGCAATTGCTGATTTTAACTCTGCTCTCAAAATTAATCCTAACGATGCCTATGCCTATTATAGTCGGGGTAATGCCCCTGTCCAATTGGGAGACAATCAAGGAGCGATCGCTGATTTTAACTCTGCTCTCAAAATTAATCCCAACTTAGCCATAGCCTATAGCACTCGGGGTATAGCCCGTGTTCAATTGGGAGACAAGCAAGGTGGAATTGCGGATTTACAGAAAGCGGCTGATCTTTTTCGACAACAAGGAAACACACAATGGTACCAAAAAACGCTGGAGGTGATTAGATACTATCAGCAGTAA